A single genomic interval of Lucilia cuprina isolate Lc7/37 chromosome 2, ASM2204524v1, whole genome shotgun sequence harbors:
- the LOC124421424 gene encoding uncharacterized protein LOC124421424 produces MASLAKNKGRAYFASKAVIFKIGKVPIGRAVTTSLEKNTKKPKNTASVATTDNVEKSNPKSEEVTTNSPKEGTAAISKIGEAPIERAVKTAPDKDTKTPKTVTKASLASTGNVEESNPKGEEEITHSPEDRTAELSKIGKVSIKKTALPMPDRDTAVPSIATSGYPEEPNPTGEEVITNSLEDSLSG; encoded by the coding sequence atggctagtcttgccaagaataaaggtagggcttacttcgcctctaaagctgtcatattcaaaattgggaaggtgccgattggaagggctgttacaacaagcctcgaaaagAACACTAAAAAACCTAAGAACACAGCATCAGTAGCAACTACTGATAACGTTGagaagtcaaatcctaaaagcgaggaagTTACCACTAACTCGCCAAAAGAAGGTACAGCTGCCATTTCCAAAATCGGAGaggcgccgattgaaagggctgtTAAAACCGCTCCCGataaggacactaaaacacctaagacagtaaccaaagcatcattagcaagtactggcaatgtggaggagtcaaatcctaaaggcgaggaggaaatcactcactcgccagaagacagaacagcagAGCTCTCCAAAATTGGGAAAGTGTCGATTAAAAAGACTGCTCTTCCTATGCCTGATAGGGACACCGCAGTGCCATCAATAGCCACTTCAGGTTACCCGGAGGAGCCAAATCCAACGGGCGAGGAGGTGATCACTAActcgctggaagacagtttaagtggatga